One Pelotomaculum schinkii genomic window, GGGCACAACAGCTCCTCCCAGGCTAACCACAGCAAGATAGCTGAAGATAAAATCGGCGGAGTTTTTGGCGAACAGACCTACGTTATCAGTTGGCCGTATTCCCTGGGCATATAAGAAATTCCGGTATTGGCCCACCTTTTTTTTCAGTTGGGCGTAGCTGTATTTAGCGTCTTTTTCGTAGAGTGCAATTTTTTCGTCAGCTCCCTGCTGGACCAGTTCATACACTAACAAATTCGTGTCCTCCCTACCGCATATTTAATTATTAAAATGCAACTGCAAATTATAATAATACGATGAATCCTTAAATTCCCCTTTTTTTATAAAGAATTGTGCCTTCCCAATCATGTCTAACTAACTGCCGCTTCTTATCAAGCCAAATCCCAACATTGTTTCAGCCTTATTTTCAGGGAAGTTTTCCACGCCGCTATCGCGGAGCCAACGCAGCATGAAAATATGCAGGCGCCATTTCAATCGCACAACGATGTCTTAGCGCCGAACTTGTAGCATCCAAATATTGCATTTGTCCGAATGAATTCGCACCTGCATTTTTCAATAAAACATAGCTCCAATCTCTAACGCGATATCAATTCCGCTTAAGTAGTGAAATTTTTTTTGTTTGGGCTTTTGCGCCGTTATACGTTTTACATTTATTAACATAAAATCTATTTATTATCTTAATACCCTTCCCATTATTACGTAGATATTATTCTTTAATAGCTATTTATTTTTTTAACAGGCTACTATATAATATAATAAAAATATTAATTTCTAAGGATGTTTATTAAGGGTATTTGTGCGTTTTTGTACATGCTGCTATAGACTATAATAGGTTGTGTGAAATAATGGTGCAAATATTGTCGAACATTGAGGTCATTCTGCTCAGTATTGTAAGTGAAAAACCTTCTTACGCCTATGAAATTGACAAAACAATCGAGTGCCGGGACATGAGAAGATGGGTCAGGGTCGGAGTAGCCTCTATATACCAGGTGTTAAAGAGGTTAGAGGAAAAAGAGCTGGTTTATTCACAAAAAGAAAAAGAGGGCAGGATGCCGGACAGAAAAAGGTATTACATTACAGATTCCGGTAGAGTAGCTCTGGCTGAAGCTTCTAAAAGGCTGCTTTCCAATCTCGAATGGTACTACCTTGACCTGAACGTTGGCTTGGAAACCTCTGATATCTTAACCCCTGAGGAAATGATCAGTTGTTTAACCAAAAGGCTTTCTTTGGTTAAATCCAATATAAAAAGAATGAAGGAAAACTTTTCGGTCGGCATCGAGATGCCATACAAGAAAAAGGAAGTTATTAAAAATCTAATTTATTTCCGTGAGGCAGAAGAGAGATTCTTGCAGGAAATACTTCAAGAACTGCAGGGCGGACAGTTGTAGGCAATTAGTGGATCTTTTTAGCATACTGCTATAGTATGCGACAGAGATTTTTTTTAAGCATACTACTATGACCTATAATAAAACTTGTTATTATACTATAGTCTATAAAT contains:
- a CDS encoding PadR family transcriptional regulator, with translation MVQILSNIEVILLSIVSEKPSYAYEIDKTIECRDMRRWVRVGVASIYQVLKRLEEKELVYSQKEKEGRMPDRKRYYITDSGRVALAEASKRLLSNLEWYYLDLNVGLETSDILTPEEMISCLTKRLSLVKSNIKRMKENFSVGIEMPYKKKEVIKNLIYFREAEERFLQEILQELQGGQL